A stretch of DNA from Variovorax paradoxus:
CAAGCCCGGCTCGACGGGCCCTTTGCGGTGGGCACAAAAGGCCGGCTCGTTCCACAGAAGGGCATGGGCGTTCCGATGGTGGTCACCGAGCGCGCCGAGGGCCGGTCGTTCACCGCACAGGGCTACATCCCCCTGTTCCGCATGCACTTCAGGCACACGGTGTCTGCGGCAGATGGCGGCTCGGACGTCGTGCACCGCGTGTGGTTCACCGGCGCCCTTGCCTTCCTGTTCGGGCCCGGCGTTGCCAAGCAGGTTCGGGCGGGGCTTCCCCGGACCATGCAGTCGCTGAAAGCCTATGCCGAGCAACGCCACAACACGTCGGGACCTGGCGATCGTCCATAAAGTGCGCATCAAGGCGCATCATGGGCCGATGCACATCCACCTCGGCTTTGAGATCGCGTACCAGTTTCCCCGGCCGACGCCGATGATCCTGGCCCTCAGCATTCACTACTCGCGCGCCTCGGACCTCGTGCGCCCGGACCATCTGCTCACGCAGCCGGCTGTTCCCACCACCGCCTACCGCGACCTGTTCGGGAACTGGTGCACGCGCCTGGTCGCGCCCGCCGGCCGCTTCGTGCTGAGCACCGACACCGTGGTCCGCGACAGCGGCGCAACCGACGTCGTCGTGCCCTCCGCGCCGCAGGTGCCGGTGGAGTACCTGCCCGAATCCACCCTGCTCTATCTGCTGGGCAGCCGTTACTGCGAAACCGACCTGCTGTCCGATTTCGCCTGGCAGCGCTTCGGCCACGGCCCGACCGGCTGGGGCCGCGTCCAGGCGGTGTGCGACTTCGTGCACCAGCACATCGAGTTCGGCTACCAGCACGCCCGGCGCACCCGTTCGGCGTTCGAAGCCTTCAAGGAAGGGCAAGGCGTGTGCCGCGACTATGCGCACCTGGCCATCACGCTGTGCCGCTGCCTGAACATTCCGGCCCGTTATTGCAGCGGCTACCTCGGCGATGTCGGCACCCCGCCGCCGCACGGCACGATGGATTTCGCGGGCTGGTTCGAGGCCTTCCTGGGCGACCGCTGGTACACCTTCGATGCACGCAACAACGTGCCCCGCATCGGCCGCGTGCTGATCGCGCAGGGGCGCGACGCCAGCGACGTCGCGTTGTCCAGCACCTTCGGGCCGAACGAGCTGGACGGGTTCAGGGTGTGGTGCGACGCGGTGCAGTGAACGGATCAGTCCACCGCGTCGACGAACGACAGCCCCGGCAGCACCGCACCGGCTTCACCTCGCCCCCAATCCAGGTCGCCAGGCGCTCCTGCGCCTGCGCGGCCTCCACGACCACGTCGAGCCTTGCGATGAAGCGGATGCGGCCGATCAGGGCGACGTCCCCCCATGGAACGCCGCCCACGGCATCGATCGCAATGCCTCGGCCAGCTCGATGCGCCCGTGTCCGATCGACAGCGACTCGCCCGTCAGCAGGTTCTCGACTACGCCGTCGCGGACGCCGTCGGGCAGGCGCAGCGTGGTGCCGTTCCAGGCCTGCGCCTCGGGCAGCGCCGGCAGCGCGTCCTCACCGTCGGGACTGCGGCGCGACAGCGTGGCGAACAGGCGCCCCGTGACGATCACGAGCATCTGCCCTTCATGCCGGCGCGCAAAGGCCACGACATGCCGTGCCAGCGGCCCTTCGACCTGCAGCGGCTCGTAGCTGCCCTCGCGAAACAGCAGCGGCTGCGCGCGCCGCAACGACAGCAGGCGCCAGATGAACCACAGCTTGGCGCGGCCGTCGTGCGGTGACAGGGCCAACGCACGCACCTGCGCCGCCAGGTCGCCCTGCCCCGCCATCGCCTGCAGCGCCGCCAACCGCTCCTGGCGCAGCGCGTAGTCCACCGGCCGCCGGTTGTCCGGATCGACCAGGCTCAGTTCGATGAGTTCGCTGCCCTGGTAGAGGTCGGGCACGCCGGGCGAACCGTATTTCAGCAAGGTGAGCGTGAGCCCGTTCCAGGCGCCGAACCACGCCAGCGTGTCGGCCAGCCGCTGGATGTCGGCCAGGCAGCCGTTCGTGGCCGGCTCGGCCAGCAGCGCACGCACGAAACCTTCGAGGCCGGCCTCGTAGTCGGCATCGGGCTGCGACCAGCGCGTGCGCAGCTTGGCTTCGCGCGCGGCCTTTTGCATGTACTGCCAGATGCGGTCGCTGAAGCCCGGCGCGGTGCCGGCATCGAGGCCGCCCACCGGCAAGGTGCCCAGCAGCGTCTGGTAGAGCAGGTACTCGTCGGTGCGCGATGGCGCTTCGCCGCTGGCCAGCCTGCTTCGCGCGCTGCGGCACAGGCCGTGCCAGCGCGCGAGCGCCTGCATCCATTCCTCGGGCATCTCGGACAGCACGTCGATGCGATGGCGCACCTCTTCCGAGCGCTTGTTGTCGTGCGTCGAGGTCGCGAGCATCGTGTGCGGCCAGCGCCGCGCGCGGTCGGCGCTCGCCGCATGGAAGGCCTCGACCTCGATGCCTAAGCGGTCGGGCTCGCCGCCCACCTCGTTGAGCGCGCTGAGCGGAAAGTAGCGGTAGAACGCCGTGTCCTCCACGCCCTTGGCCGCCACCGGCGCGCTGAACTGCTGGAAGCGCACCGCGAAGCGCCGCACCTGTTCGCCCAGCGCGGCCGGGGCCGAGGCGACGGCCTCGCCGCGCAGCGCGCTGCGCACGAAGTCGAACACCGAGCGGTCGGCATCGCCGCTGTGCTGCATCGCCTGGTTCACGGCCTCGTTCACGGCCTCGTCGATGAAGCGCGCGTCCTGCGCCGAGGGGCCGTCGACGATGTAGGTCCGGTAGACCGGCATGCACGCGCCGACCTCGGCCAGCGCACGGCGCAGCGCATTGAGCGTGTAGTCGCGCGTGCGGCGGTCGGCCCGCGCGATGCGCAACAGCTCGGTGGAGAGCACGTTGAGTTCCGACGACAGCGCGTTGCGCATCACCTCGCGCCGCCCCGCGCGGCACACCGCGGCGAAGTCGTCGGTCTCGCCGGTGAAGCGTTGCCACGCATGCACCACGGCGGCCTCGGCCGTGGTGTCGACGAGCACGCCGTTGGCCACGTTCGCGAAGCGGTAGCCGGTGGTGCCGTGTACGTGCCAGCTGTCGGGTACCTCTTCGTGCGCGCCGGCGATCTTCTCGGCCACCACGTACAGCGGGCGCGCGGGGCGGCCGTCGGCATCGTGCGTGGGCAGCACCAGCCCGGCGCGGCGCGCATAGCCTTCCTGCAGCTTGCGGAAGTAGGCCGCCGGGTCGTACAGCCCATCGGGGTGATCGATGCGCAGGCCGTCCACCACACCGGCCGCCGCGAGGTCGAGCGCGAACGACTGCGTGGCCTCGAACACCTCGTCGCGCTCCATGCGCACGGCCGCCAGGTCGTTGATGTCGAAGAAGCGGCGGTAGTTGATTTCGTCCGCCGCCACGCGCCAGTGCGCGAGCCGGTAGGCCTGCGCCTCGATGAGCCGGTGCAGCGCATCGCGCGCCTCGGGCTGGGCCAGGTTCAGTTCGGCCACCGACGCCGCCAACGCCTGCGCGACGGCCGGATGGCGCTGCGCCAGCCGCGCGAGCCGGTCCTTGAGCAGTTCCTTGTCGCGCACACGTTCGGCCTGGGCCTGGGGATAATCCGTGTCGCGCGGCGGCAGGTGCCCGAACGCGGTCGACAGGCTCGCCAGGCGGGCGCACGCCGCCGCATCGCCCAGCCGTGCGAGCGCACGCTCGAGCACGAAGGGATAGCTCTCGGGCGCCAGCGGAAAGCGGTGCTCGTAGTAGCGCACGGCCAGGCTGCCGGTGTCGGCCTCGAAACGCAGCACCAGTTCGCCGTTGTCCAGCGCCTCGCCGTAGTGCACGCCCAGCACGGGCAGCAGCACCTTGCCGGTCAGCTCGACGTTGAGCGGCTGCCAGTCGATGTCGAAGTACGGTGCGAACAGCGAGGCCGGACCGTTCTCCAGCACGTCCATCCACCACGCGTTGTCGGCGCCGAACACGCCCATGTGGTTGGGCACCATGTCCAGCAGCTGGCCGAGGCCGTGGGCCTTCAGCGCCTCGACGAAGCGCGCAAAGCCTTCCTCGCCGCCGAGCTCGGGGTTGACCTGCGCATGCGCGACCACGTCGTAGCCGTGCATGCTGCCCGCGCGGGCGCGCTGGATCGGCGAGCAGTACACGTGGCTCACGCCGAGCTGCGCGAGGTACGGCAGCACGCGGATCGCGTCGTCGAAGCCGAAGCCCTTGTGGAACTGCAACCGGTAGGTGGCGCGCGGCACCCGGGTCTGCAGGCCGGGCGATTCGCCACCGGCTTCGGCCTTGCGCGGCCGCGCCGCCCGCAAGGCCTCGCCCAGTGCACGCATGCGCTCGCCGCCGACGAGGGCCGTGATTGGCTCGGGCAGCTTGCGCCGCCAGTTCGGGTGCGTGTCGACGGTGCCGGGCAGGTTGGCCTGCGCGACCACGCCGGCCACGTCCTCGAGCTGCACCATCATCAGCGCCGACGGCGTGGCCGCGAGAAAGGCGTGCGCCGCTTCCACGAGCCGCGCCGACGGCAGCGCGCCGCCCGCGGCCTGCGCCACCTCCTCGCGCGACAGCAGGCCCGCCTGCTGCAGGGCCTGCATCAAAGCGATGCGCTCCTGCGCGCGGTCCATGAGCTGTTGGTCGAACACCGCGGGGTCGGGAAACAGGTCGAGCGCGAGGCGTTCGCGCAGGTCGGCGGCGGTCCACCAGCCGGCGAAGGTCGCGAGGTCGTGCGTGCCGATCGCGACCAGCGCGGCGGCCGGGTAGGCCTCGGGCGGCTTGAAGCG
This window harbors:
- a CDS encoding transglutaminase-like domain-containing protein is translated as MHIHLGFEIAYQFPRPTPMILALSIHYSRASDLVRPDHLLTQPAVPTTAYRDLFGNWCTRLVAPAGRFVLSTDTVVRDSGATDVVVPSAPQVPVEYLPESTLLYLLGSRYCETDLLSDFAWQRFGHGPTGWGRVQAVCDFVHQHIEFGYQHARRTRSAFEAFKEGQGVCRDYAHLAITLCRCLNIPARYCSGYLGDVGTPPPHGTMDFAGWFEAFLGDRWYTFDARNNVPRIGRVLIAQGRDASDVALSSTFGPNELDGFRVWCDAVQ
- a CDS encoding SRPBCC family protein; amino-acid sequence: MHIEERVHIAVPPGVIDTIWSEVDRWHLWDPDTKQARLDGPFAVGTKGRLVPQKGMGVPMVVTERAEGRSFTAQGYIPLFRMHFRHTVSAADGGSDVVHRVWFTGALAFLFGPGVAKQVRAGLPRTMQSLKAYAEQRHNTSGPGDRP
- a CDS encoding malto-oligosyltrehalose synthase, with protein sequence MVDDAFRQLCAHFGIATGYFDAFGVRREASTASLIALLAEFGVRLDSTADAGPALAAAHRARWAQALPPVQVVQAGSTAWSVPLRMPASMNRLRWQLADEHGREVEGEADAHGFAETDRTDIDGIAWCQRTLQIPMALEAGYHGLRIEGLPGETRVLASPGRCYRPPAVRDGGRVWGPAVQLYSLRSPRNWGIGDFGDLEELAVRMAAQGADVIGLNPLHALFASTPLHASPYSPSSRQQLNVLCIDVEAVEGFEACEVARERVQSPDFQARLAALRASPLVDHAGVAAAKFEVLALLFQHFCARHLPVDGAPSETGRAFLAFVAERGEALRQHALFETLQAHFLAREGGAWDWHDWPAAYRDPDSAEVTAFAVAHAPRVQFHQYLQWVASRQLARVAARCDALGMGIGLYMDLAVSVERAGSDAWGAQQVFAPGASVGAPPDEFNPAGQGWGLPPLRPDRLRAEGHRFFIETLRAAMRGAGALRIDHVMGLMRLFWIPRGASAREGAYVSYPLDEMLAIVAIESHRNRCMVVGEDLGTVEDAVREALAQADVLSYRLLYFEKQHDVGRFKPPEAYPAAALVAIGTHDLATFAGWWTAADLRERLALDLFPDPAVFDQQLMDRAQERIALMQALQQAGLLSREEVAQAAGGALPSARLVEAAHAFLAATPSALMMVQLEDVAGVVAQANLPGTVDTHPNWRRKLPEPITALVGGERMRALGEALRAARPRKAEAGGESPGLQTRVPRATYRLQFHKGFGFDDAIRVLPYLAQLGVSHVYCSPIQRARAGSMHGYDVVAHAQVNPELGGEEGFARFVEALKAHGLGQLLDMVPNHMGVFGADNAWWMDVLENGPASLFAPYFDIDWQPLNVELTGKVLLPVLGVHYGEALDNGELVLRFEADTGSLAVRYYEHRFPLAPESYPFVLERALARLGDAAACARLASLSTAFGHLPPRDTDYPQAQAERVRDKELLKDRLARLAQRHPAVAQALAASVAELNLAQPEARDALHRLIEAQAYRLAHWRVAADEINYRRFFDINDLAAVRMERDEVFEATQSFALDLAAAGVVDGLRIDHPDGLYDPAAYFRKLQEGYARRAGLVLPTHDADGRPARPLYVVAEKIAGAHEEVPDSWHVHGTTGYRFANVANGVLVDTTAEAAVVHAWQRFTGETDDFAAVCRAGRREVMRNALSSELNVLSTELLRIARADRRTRDYTLNALRRALAEVGACMPVYRTYIVDGPSAQDARFIDEAVNEAVNQAMQHSGDADRSVFDFVRSALRGEAVASAPAALGEQVRRFAVRFQQFSAPVAAKGVEDTAFYRYFPLSALNEVGGEPDRLGIEVEAFHAASADRARRWPHTMLATSTHDNKRSEEVRHRIDVLSEMPEEWMQALARWHGLCRSARSRLASGEAPSRTDEYLLYQTLLGTLPVGGLDAGTAPGFSDRIWQYMQKAAREAKLRTRWSQPDADYEAGLEGFVRALLAEPATNGCLADIQRLADTLAWFGAWNGLTLTLLKYGSPGVPDLYQGSELIELSLVDPDNRRPVDYALRQERLAALQAMAGQGDLAAQVRALALSPHDGRAKLWFIWRLLSLRRAQPLLFREGSYEPLQVEGPLARHVVAFARRHEGQMLVIVTGRLFATLSRRSPDGEDALPALPEAQAWNGTTLRLPDGVRDGVVENLLTGESLSIGHGRIELAEALRSMPWAAFHGGTSP